TCCAAATGTAGCACACATTCAACCGCAAAGAACGCAGAGAACACAAAGAAACGGCAGATCAGACGCAAATCGGCAACTTCTCTGCGTTCTTTGTGATCTCTGTGGTAAAAAACCAGGCTACATTTGGAACTGCTGCGAATTCTTTTCCGACTTCCGAAACCGGCAAGTCTGTGATATAATACGCGCGCTTGTTGACCCATGTTTTGCAGCACAGAGGGGCTTGAAGGAGTCGAAAATGTGGTTTTGGAATCCACTCTATTTCCTGTTTACATTACCGGCGCTGATCCTGGGCCTTGTTGCGCAGGCCATGGTGAAAGGCGCGTTCAGTAAGTATTCGCAGGTGCGCACCAATGGCGGCCTGACCGGCGCGCAAGCGGCCAGCTCGATCTTGCGCAGCTTTGGTCTCTTCGACGTGACCGTGGAGGAGACGCAGGGCATGCTGACCGATCATTATGACCCGCGCAGCCGCACCCTGCGCCTGTCGCCCGATGTCTACCGCAACAGTTCGATTGCGGCCGTTGGCGTGGCCGCGCACGAAAGCGGGCATGCCTTGCAGCACGCCAAAGGCTACTGGCCGTTGCAAATTCGCACACAGATGGTGCCGACGGTGCAGCTTGGCTCCTGGCTCGGCCCGATCATCTTCATGGTTGGCTTCTTCCTGGGCGGCCAGGTCGAAGGCTCGCTGGGCTACTATATTGCGCTCGCTGGCTTGATCCTGTTCGCAGCGGTGGCCCTCTTTGCTGTCGTGACCCTGCCGGTCGAGCTGGATGCCAGCCGCCGCGCCAAGCAAGTCCTGGTCTCCGAGAATATCCTGGATCGCGGCGAGATGGATGGGGTCAATCGCATGTTGAACGCCGCCGCTCTCACCTACGTGGCAGCGGCCGTGCAGGCGATTATGACGTTGCTCTACTATGCCTACATTTTGTTCGGCCGCCGGCGCGACTGATCGCGGCGCGGCTCTGTTTCCGATGTGATTCTGCGTTACACTCTGCGCAGAATCTTTGCTTTAGAAACGAGGTATCTGCATGTCGAATTCGAGACGCAATCTGATCGTTGCTATCATTGTTCTGGCCGGTGCATTGCTTTTGCTCTGCATCTGTGCCGTCGGCGCCTGGTTTGCCGTTCGTCCAAGCCTGGACCGGGCGGACTTTCTACAAGGCCTGCAGCCAACCGCGGCGATCACGCGCCAGGTCGCGCCGGCCACCGCGACGCCGGCACGCTCCCAACCGCGTGCCACCGCGACCCCGGCCAAGCAACCGTCGGCGCCGGCCAACCCGCCAACCGCGCCCGTCCTGCCTACAGCCGTGCAGGCGCCGGCTGGTGCAGACATCGAAACGGCACTTCTGACCAACCTGTACGAACGGGTTAATCCTTCCGTGGTCAACATCACGGTTTTGGGCCGGGCCGGCGAACAGGTGGCGCCGGGGATGGGCATTCCAACGCCGGAGAACCCCGATGAATTGGTACCGGTCAGTCAAGGATCAGGCTTCGTCTGGGACGCGGAAGGCCATATCGTCACCAATGCGCACGTGATTGAAGGCGAGGATGGGGTGCGCATCACTTTCTCAGATGGCACGTCGGCCACGGCCGAAGTGATCGGCGCCGACCCTGATTCAGACCTGGCGGTTGTGAAGGTTGATCCCGCCACGGCAGCCCTGGTGCCGGTGGCGCGTGGCAGCATGGACGCTGTGCAGGTGGGACAGCGCGTGGCCGCGATTGGCAATCCGTTTGGCTATAACGGCACGCTGACGGTGGGGGTGGTGAGCGCCATTGGCCGTTCCATCTCCTCGCTGACGCAGTTCAACATTCCCAGCGTGATCCAGACCGACGCGCCGATCAACCCTGGCAACTCCGGTGGCCCTCTGCTCAACATGGACGGCGCAGTGATTGGCGTCAACGCGCAGATCGAGACTTCGAATGGCGTGCGCGCCAATTCGGGCGTTGGTTTTTCCATTCCGATTAGCATTGTCGAGCGCGTGGTGCCCGCGCTGATCAACGAAGGCGTCTATCGCCATGCCTACCTGGGCATCAGCGGCAGCACCTTCAGCCCCTTCTGCGCCGACGTGCTGGGGATTGATCCTGCAGTGCGCGGCGCGTATGTCAATGAAGTCGCCAACGGCGGGCCGAGCGACAAGGCCGGCCTGCGCGGCGGCTCGCAGGCGGTTGACAAGCTGACCTGCCCGGAGATGGCCGGCGGCGATCTCATCACGGCCATTGATGATCAGCCGGTGGCGCGTTTCGACGATCTCCTGATCTACCTGGAGACCTACAAAGGCCCTGGTGACACGGTGACGCTGACGGTGCTGCGTGATGGGCAGGAACAGAAGATCGCGGTAGAACTGGGCCGCCGACCCCAACGCAGCCAGTAGGGTTGGCAAATTCAATTTTTGCGGTTGTCTATACGCCGTGGGCGCGTAGCCAGGCAATCACCTCACTGCGCGGCACGCTGACCTGCTGGCTGCTGGTCAGGTCGCGTACGGTGACGCTGGCCGCGGCCAGTTCGTCATCGCCCAGGATCAGCGCAAAACGTGCCCGCGCCCGGTCCGCCTGCTTGAGTTGCGCCTTGAGGCTGTCGCGGTAGGGCAGCAGCGCGCCGATGCCGGCCTGGCGCAGGGTCTGCAGCAGGCGGATGGCCTCCACTTTGGCGGCCGGGCCACGATAGACCAGCATGACCAGGGGCAAGGGCAGAGCCGGCGCCTGCACGCCCTGCGCCTTCAGCGCCAGGATGATGCGCTCAATGCCGGAGCCAAAACCGACGCCCGGCACGGCCGGCCCACCCAACGCTTCGATCAACCCATCGTAACGCCCACCGCCGCAGACGGCCGCCTGCGCGCCAATGTCCTGCGCCCAGACCTCGAACACCGTTTTGACATAATAATCCAGCCCGCGCACCAGCCGCGGGTTGATGGTGTACGGCCGCCCAAGCAGGTCCAGATACTGGCGCAGGGTGGCGAAGTGCGTGCGACAACTCTCACACAGAAAATCATGAATCACCGGCGCCGAAGCCAGCAGCCGCTCCATCGCCGGGTCTTTGGAATCGAGCAGGCGCAGCGGGTTGCGCGCCAGGCGTGTGCGGTCGGTTTCACCCAGTTGCTCAGCCAGCGGCGCGAAGTAGTCGCGCAGCGCCTGCACAAAGGCCGGTCGGCACTCGCGACAGCCGGTGCTGTTGATCATGAACGAGAGGCCCTTGAAGCCCAGGGCGTCGTACAAGTCCCAGGCGATGCTCATCACCTCGACATCAATGACCGGGTCTTCCTCGCCCAGTGCCTCGACATTGAACTGATGATGGATGCGGTAGCGGCCGGCCTGCGGCTTCTCCTGGCGAAAGATGGGGCCGATCGCGTAGAGGCGCAGCGGGGCCGGGCGCGTATGCATGCCGTTCTCGACGTAGGCGCGCATGATGCCGGCCGTGAACTCCGGCCGCAGGGTCAGCTCGTCGCCGCTCTTGTCCTGGAAGGAGTACATCTCTTTCTGCACCACCAGGTCGGAGCCTTCACCGACGCCACGCGTGAAGAGGGCCGTGGATTCAAAGATCGGCACGCCCAACGGCTCGAAGCCGTAGAGCGCGGTGATGCGCTGGATGTTTTGTTCGATGTGGCGCCAGAAGGGCCATTCTTCAGGTAGAATGTCTTTGGCGCCGGTCGGCGCTGCGTAGGGCATAATGGGCCTCATAACCGTAAGATTGCACGCACAGGTTTGCTTATTCTATACTGCAAGCGGGAATAGACTTCACTTTCCCGCCTAAGGAAACAGGCGCAATTCGCGCCCGCTTGCAGTATACCATCCTGCTGCGGAGACGTCTAACTGGCAACGCGGCCACCTCAGGCGGCACATTGTCATACAAGCCCGGCTACGGTATACTACGGCGAAGGCTTCAGCCGCGGTCTCCGATCTTGAACAATAGCCGTATCGTTGCCGTAGTCGTCACGTCTTTAGTGTTGCAGGCATTGGCAACCAGGGTTGCAATCATGCTCGATTCACCAAACCAACTCAACCATGGAGGCTTCAGAGCGTCAGACCATGAAAGCAAAAATACTGATCGTGGACGACGAACCGTATCTGGTTCGCTTGATGGAATATGCACTCAAGGCGGAGGGGCATGAAATTATCACCGCCGGCACCGGCACCGACGCCATCAAAAAAGCTGAAACCGAAAAACCTGATCTTCTCATTCTCGATGTCATGCTGCCCGATCTGAACGGCATCGAGGTTGCTCAATATCTGCGTGCCAAGCCGGAATTCGTACACCTGCCCATCATCATGCTCAGCGCGCTGGCGCAGGTGACGGACAAGATCGAGGGACTCAAGGCCGGCGCCGACGAGTACCTGACCAAGCCTGTTGACCTGCGTGAAATGGTCGTGCGTGTGACCATGCTCCTGGAGCGCCGCGCCCTCACCCAGCCCAAAGCCGCCCCCCCCGCCTCTCGCGGTAAAATCATCACCGTCTGCGGCCCCAAAGGCGGCATCGGACGCACCTTCACCGCCACCAACCTGGCGCTCGCTCTGACCAAAACTGTCAGCCGCAAAATCATGCTCCTGGACGGCAACCGCCAATTGGGTGATATTGACCTGGCCCTCAACCTGCGCCAGACCCGAACGTTGGCGGACCTGCTGGCACGCGTGGATCGGCTCGACGCCGAACTGGTGCGGACGGTGATGGCAACCCACAGCGCCGGCGTTGATGTTATTCTGGCGCCTGCCCATCTGGCTGACTCACAGCCGGTGCAACCGGCCGCAGTCCGCAAGGTTGCCAGTGCGCTGTTAGACATGTGTGACTACCTGATCGTGGATACGCAAGCGGTGATTGACGACTTCACCGAGACGTTCATCAACATTGCCGACGTCATTGTGCTGCTGGTGCAGGCCGAAATTTCCACCTGTCGCAACGCCAAGCTGCTCATGGAACTGGCGCGGTCCGACGGCCAAACCCTGGATAACCTGATCGTGGTTCTCAATCAGTTCAACCCGAGCGATGAGCTGCAGCCGGCAGATATCGAGAAAATTCTCTATCAGAAGATCGCTGTCAAAGTGCCGGCTAACCACGAATTGGTACAGTACAGCCTCAACCGCGGTGTGCCGGTGGTGGTGAGTCACCCCAAGCAAAACGTGACGCGCGCCATTTTCCAACTGGCCGACCTGGTCGCCTCCAACGATGACAAACGCATCGCTCCCGCGGGCGGTCTCTTCGAAGCAGCCGGCTCTCTCTTTGGCCGCCGCACGTCCTAAGCCGGAACCAAACAGGAATCCACCGCGAAAACGCCAGGACGCCAAGAAAAAAAGTTCTTTGCGCTCCTGGCGTCTTCGCGGTTCAGCATCCCGAAACGACCATGCGTAGGAACCGCCACGGTGTTCTCATCCATGCTGGCACTACACTAAACCCCCGTTTCACCGGTCTCTGGCCTCTCCCATTCCCCACTCCTACCGCCCGTCTTCCGCAGCAGACGAATCTCTCCAATGACCATCGTCTTTTCCAGCGCCTTCGCCATGTCGTAGATGGTCAGCGCCGCCACGCTGACGGCCGTGAGCGCTTCCATTTCCACCCCGGTCTGGCCCTGACAGCGCGCCGTGGCGGTAATGAGCACGCGACTCGTCTCCTCGTCGAAGCTGAAGTCCACGCCGATATAGGTCAGCGGCAACGGGTGGCACAGAGGAATCAGCTCAGCCGTGCGTTTGGCAGCCAAAATCCCGGCCACGCGCGCCGTGCCGAGCACATCACCTTTGGGCACATTGCCGGCGCGCAGCAGGCGCAGCGTCTCCGGCGCCATGCGCACTTCACCCGCAGCCACGGCTTCGCGCTGCGACTCCTGTTTGGCGCCCACGTCCACCATGCGCGCCGTGCCTTCGGCGTCCAGATGTGACAGCGCGGGCGCGCCCGACGGCTGATTCATGCCAAAGCCTCCCAAGCTCAGGCGCCGCGCCGCGACCAGGGCAGGCGCAGTTTCGGCCAGGTCAGCCCGCGCTGCGATTGTGGCAGGCGCTGACTGAGACGCTGCGCCAGCGCTTTGCCCTGCAGCGTCGCCTGGTGATAGAGTTGGTTGAGAGCTTTGCGTTCCAGGCGCCGCCCGCTGGCGCACCAGACCCGCACCGCTTCACCGGTGACATAGGTGCCAGCATAGGCCACTGCGGTTTTGGGAATGATTCCCCACACCGGCACCAGCCCCACCAACTGCCGCGCCACCTGTCGCCACAAGAACCCGCTGCCCACCACGCTGGCCAATTCGGTCAGCGCCTGCTGCGGCTCACCGGGGAGGCCATAGAGCAGCGCCACCTTGTACGCCAGCAGGGCCTGGTTCTTGGTCAGGATGACCATGTCGGCCACGTTGAAGGGGATGTCGAAGACCGGGATCACTTCAGCCAGCCCGGTGCTCAGGGCATAAATGGCGTTATTCTGGGCGGTAGTGGCAATCAGCCGTTCGGTCAGGCCATCGCGCAATCCGGGTAGATGGCGCCCCAGGGCCGGCCAGCGCTCGATGGGCACGGTGGCTGCCAGACCGAGGGCCATCTGCCGGCCAAATGCATCTGGCTGGGCCACGTCGAAGCGCACCACTGGCGCGCCGAACCAGCCATCTTCGGCGCCCGACTCCCTGATGACCGCCACGGCCACCTGGCGCTGCTGCAAGCGCGCAATCAGCTCCTGCTCCACCTGCCGCGTGGAAGCCGCCGGGCTGGGCAACAGCAGAACCAGTTCGGCCTCGCGCAAGGGCGCCAGGGCTTCGGGCAGCGCCGGCCAGTTCAACGTCTCCAGGGACGCCTGCGCCGGCAGCGGCCCGCCTGGCCCCTGCAGTAGCGCGGCGATCACGCCATCGCGCAGCCTGTTGGCCGCGCCCAACACCACGACTCGCGGCGGGGTTTCGGCTGCGCCACGCAGCGCGCCAACGTCCAGCTCGCGCAGTTGTTCGATCACTTTACGTAGATCAGGCCAAACTGGCATAAGATGTCCTTCGACTGGGGAAAAGACGGAAAATGAGGGGGGGAAAATGAGGGGGGAAGGCTAACGGGGGCTATTGGAGTTGAGCAACAGCGCGCTCACCAGCGCGCCGGCCGGCAGTATACCATTGCCGGCCGGCGCCAGTTGCAGCAGAGCATTGGCGCCCACCATGGACAACAGGCGGCCCGAACTTTGTGAGCCGGTGGTGGTGGCAATCAGCGCGTCCCCCTCGCGGCGCACCACGGCTCGCACAAATTCCCAACGCTGGGGATCATGATGCACCGCATGAGTCAGCCGCACCGCCACTTGTAGGCGAGCCAGGTCGGCGCGTCCCTGCATCTGCAAGAGGGCTGGGCGCACGAACAGCTCGAAAGCTACCAGCGACGAGACCGGAAAGCCGGGCAGGGCAAACACCGGCTTGTCGGCAATGGTGGCAAATGTGAGTGGCTTGCCCGGCTTCATGTTGACCCGCCCAAAATGGACCGTGCCCTGCATCTCCAGCAGCGGCTTCAGCAGATCGAGCTGGCCCATCGAGACCCCGCCGGAGGTCACCAGGGTGTCGGCCGCGAGCAGGCCATCACGAATACACGCTTCCAGGTCCCCCTGGCGGTCGCGTGCAATGCCCAGGTCGAGCGGCTCACCGCCGGCTTCCTGAACGGCTGCCATCAAACTAAAACGGTTGCTGTCGCGAATCTGACCGGGCGCCAGGGTCTCGCCCGGTGAGCGCAGTTCATCACCGGTGGAGAGGACCGCGACGCGTGGCGCGGGGAAAACAAGCGCGTC
This portion of the Candidatus Amarolinea dominans genome encodes:
- a CDS encoding zinc metallopeptidase encodes the protein MWFWNPLYFLFTLPALILGLVAQAMVKGAFSKYSQVRTNGGLTGAQAASSILRSFGLFDVTVEETQGMLTDHYDPRSRTLRLSPDVYRNSSIAAVGVAAHESGHALQHAKGYWPLQIRTQMVPTVQLGSWLGPIIFMVGFFLGGQVEGSLGYYIALAGLILFAAVALFAVVTLPVELDASRRAKQVLVSENILDRGEMDGVNRMLNAAALTYVAAAVQAIMTLLYYAYILFGRRRD
- a CDS encoding histidine--tRNA ligase, translated to MPYAAPTGAKDILPEEWPFWRHIEQNIQRITALYGFEPLGVPIFESTALFTRGVGEGSDLVVQKEMYSFQDKSGDELTLRPEFTAGIMRAYVENGMHTRPAPLRLYAIGPIFRQEKPQAGRYRIHHQFNVEALGEEDPVIDVEVMSIAWDLYDALGFKGLSFMINSTGCRECRPAFVQALRDYFAPLAEQLGETDRTRLARNPLRLLDSKDPAMERLLASAPVIHDFLCESCRTHFATLRQYLDLLGRPYTINPRLVRGLDYYVKTVFEVWAQDIGAQAAVCGGGRYDGLIEALGGPAVPGVGFGSGIERIILALKAQGVQAPALPLPLVMLVYRGPAAKVEAIRLLQTLRQAGIGALLPYRDSLKAQLKQADRARARFALILGDDELAAASVTVRDLTSSQQVSVPRSEVIAWLRAHGV
- the moaC gene encoding cyclic pyranopterin monophosphate synthase MoaC, giving the protein MNQPSGAPALSHLDAEGTARMVDVGAKQESQREAVAAGEVRMAPETLRLLRAGNVPKGDVLGTARVAGILAAKRTAELIPLCHPLPLTYIGVDFSFDEETSRVLITATARCQGQTGVEMEALTAVSVAALTIYDMAKALEKTMVIGEIRLLRKTGGRSGEWERPETGETGV
- a CDS encoding trypsin-like peptidase domain-containing protein — translated: MSNSRRNLIVAIIVLAGALLLLCICAVGAWFAVRPSLDRADFLQGLQPTAAITRQVAPATATPARSQPRATATPAKQPSAPANPPTAPVLPTAVQAPAGADIETALLTNLYERVNPSVVNITVLGRAGEQVAPGMGIPTPENPDELVPVSQGSGFVWDAEGHIVTNAHVIEGEDGVRITFSDGTSATAEVIGADPDSDLAVVKVDPATAALVPVARGSMDAVQVGQRVAAIGNPFGYNGTLTVGVVSAIGRSISSLTQFNIPSVIQTDAPINPGNSGGPLLNMDGAVIGVNAQIETSNGVRANSGVGFSIPISIVERVVPALINEGVYRHAYLGISGSTFSPFCADVLGIDPAVRGAYVNEVANGGPSDKAGLRGGSQAVDKLTCPEMAGGDLITAIDDQPVARFDDLLIYLETYKGPGDTVTLTVLRDGQEQKIAVELGRRPQRSQ
- a CDS encoding molybdopterin molybdotransferase MoeA translates to MPESPYVMLSVDAALRLVLAHAPRLTPVRLPLRALGGRALAEDIVSAEAIPPFAAAAKDGYAVIAADGPGWRRLVGEQMAGYVGNERVTPGAVVRITTGAPLPPGADAVVMVEQTQEQAGLVEIQTGVAPLADVRPPGIDLGVGQRVLSQGQRLGPAEIGLLASLGLPDALVFPAPRVAVLSTGDELRSPGETLAPGQIRDSNRFSLMAAVQEAGGEPLDLGIARDRQGDLEACIRDGLLAADTLVTSGGVSMGQLDLLKPLLEMQGTVHFGRVNMKPGKPLTFATIADKPVFALPGFPVSSLVAFELFVRPALLQMQGRADLARLQVAVRLTHAVHHDPQRWEFVRAVVRREGDALIATTTGSQSSGRLLSMVGANALLQLAPAGNGILPAGALVSALLLNSNSPR
- a CDS encoding response regulator, translated to MKAKILIVDDEPYLVRLMEYALKAEGHEIITAGTGTDAIKKAETEKPDLLILDVMLPDLNGIEVAQYLRAKPEFVHLPIIMLSALAQVTDKIEGLKAGADEYLTKPVDLREMVVRVTMLLERRALTQPKAAPPASRGKIITVCGPKGGIGRTFTATNLALALTKTVSRKIMLLDGNRQLGDIDLALNLRQTRTLADLLARVDRLDAELVRTVMATHSAGVDVILAPAHLADSQPVQPAAVRKVASALLDMCDYLIVDTQAVIDDFTETFINIADVIVLLVQAEISTCRNAKLLMELARSDGQTLDNLIVVLNQFNPSDELQPADIEKILYQKIAVKVPANHELVQYSLNRGVPVVVSHPKQNVTRAIFQLADLVASNDDKRIAPAGGLFEAAGSLFGRRTS